The following coding sequences are from one Capsicum annuum cultivar UCD-10X-F1 chromosome 3, UCD10Xv1.1, whole genome shotgun sequence window:
- the LOC107862700 gene encoding uncharacterized protein LOC107862700 has product MEDTSSSSSNNVTVSGAAKYLTGLPSRGLFSSTILSSNPGGMRVYVCEHETSPPEDQLIKTNQQNILIRSLMLKKQRGDYNSKDGKGISSNDNGRKRAAEKALDGRVSTKKATTSKQVASTQETSKTRTPDIHNMTVERLRALLKEKGLSLRGRKDELIARLRGTHD; this is encoded by the exons ATGGAAGATACCTCCTCATCATCATCCAACAATGTTACAGTTTCCGGGGCGGCAAAATATCTAACGGGGCTTCCTTCTCGGGGCCTCTTCTCCTCCACCATCCTCTCCTCTAATCCC GGTGGAATGCGAGTATATGTCTGCGAACACGAAACTTCACCTCCGG AGGACCAGCTTATTAAGACAAACCAGCAAAACATACTGATTAGGTCTCTCATGCTTAAGAAGCAAAGAGGTGACTATAATTCAAAAGACGGGAAGGGAATTTCCTCAAATGACAATGGTAGAAAAAG AGCTGCTGAAAAAGCATTGGATGGTAGGGTATCAACCAAGAAGGCTACCACCAGTAAACAAGTTGCCTCTACGCAAG AAACTTCGAAAACTCGTACGCCTGACATACACAATATGACTGTTGAGAGGTTACGGGCTCTGTTAAAGGAGAAAGGTCTTTCACTGAGAGGAAGGAAG GATGAACTAATTGCACGGTTAAGGGGAACACATGACTAA